A stretch of DNA from Nicotiana tabacum cultivar K326 unplaced genomic scaffold, ASM71507v2 Un00006, whole genome shotgun sequence:
CATCTTGAACCCCAAATCCATCTCCAAATTGGTACATGACATGTGCCATTCGTGCTTCATTTACTACATGCTTGACAAGTTTTCGATGTGATGTAGAAAGAGTATTAAAATGGTAATTGATCTTTTTCCACGAATccaaaattatgctttcgatATGCTCTCGGGCTACATCCTCTGATACATTTTCTTGTTGCATGTAACATAAAATTGATGAAGCAACATCACCTCTCTCTAGCTCCGCCTATACGTGAAAGAAATATTATGAAAATTAAGAACTTGCCAAATGGGGAAATTGGGGGAAATTATTACAAAGGAAAgcataaaaaaaagagaagtaaAAGCTTGAGGTTTTACCGCTGAGGTACCCTGGTCATTGCAAAGTCGAATTACAACCGAAGTGTGGTAAATAATTTCATGGCAATCTTCGTATAAATCAAGggtttcttttgttattttatttgatAGACCAAAAATCACATGTAAAGAAAGCAAAGGGCCTGACGATGAGATCCACCCATTATCAAGGTACTCTTCAAGTGTTGGTATATGACCTTTGTGATACCACGTTGCTTCCAACAGCAAGGCTTTGCAAAAGTTGACCCACTGAATTATTGAAACAATATCAGAAGACTTTCGTAAAACATACATGAAAAGAGGCATGTAAAAGATGCAACATACTAACATGAACACAGGTtagataaaaatgaaagaaaaagacgTGACTACATGGTACGTTTCGCTTTCAATTACAACAACATTATTGAGGTGATGCGACAAATTGGCTTATTCGGATTTGATCTTAAATTCTTTTCCTGTCATAGAAATGAATAGatgattaattaataattaatactcccttTGTTTTAAATAGTTGTCATGtttctcttttcaaaaattaatttgacTAATATTCGAAACTAGATTAGAATAGACcaacttaatattttaaagttaaaattttgtAATTCAAAAATTATACGGAAGTACTACAAGTTACAAGTTttctcattttaatataataaagaattttattttaaaatgttaatCAAAGTTCATATATTTTGGTTTTAGCGAAACATGACAACTAATTTGGGATGAAGGGAGTATATATATGTTATTAAGTGACATgataatatatatagtattaaGGCGTGCAGCCTAGAACCCTTAGCTCTATATATATATTCGAACCAAGTTGCTTTAGCTTCGGCTACGTTATGGGAAAATTTGGATGATGGATTTTATTTAAATAGAGTATCATTTATCTCCTAAAACAACTGATACCATTAGTATTTAGCATAGGAGAAAAGGAGTTCGGTTTTCGGGCACTTCAGTCTTGGCATATAAGCACTATTCCGAACATATACAtactgcatatatatatatagtggcgAAGTCAGGAAATTCAACAAGGGTGTTCAAACCTTTGCCAGTGGGCTATGTAAAGGTGTTCAAAGCCTATTTTTCAGTGGGCTATGTaagggtgttcaaagtctatttttaatcaataataagtaatattttaccttatacggagtataattttccgacgaagggtagtcactctctctctctctctctatatatatatatatatatatatatatatatatatatatatatatatatatatatatatatatatatatattatttgaagACTACTTTGTACTTACCACTTGTTTCAGATAAGGTAATGCTGAAAGGCCACCCTTTTGTTGTTGAATTTCAAAAGATATATCTTCTATTGTATCATGCAAAGACCTGAAACAGATCTGCATACATTCTGGCAGCCCTTCTACTGCATTTGGATCCCACCTAATTAAATGTGAAAAATCTCGTTTTTATGCATGATTATTACGTATGTACGTAGTACTAGTATTTAAATAACAGGACGGTTAATTAATTTTAACTTGTATCAAATGTTGAGTTTAGGAGAACTTACGTCTCTATGGCACGAGTGAATTGCTGCACTTGGGCTAATGAACCATAAATATCATAAACATCATCTACTATTAGCACCGACTCAATCACTTTGGTGAGCCATTTTCTCATGCTTCCCTGTTGAGGCTCAGAGGCAACTCCTACAGCGTAAAAGAAGCTTTCTACTATCCGATCCCTTGTAAAGTTCAAATCTTCAACTATGGAAACATTCCTCCACCATCTGTTAAATTCACaagaaattattttcaaataaacaaCGAGAAGAAAGTGATTCTCATTTGACATGTTAATTTTAAGTACCTTAATACGTGTTTGAGATCCTTTTGGTGCGTGGCTTGAACTATATTGAAGTTAAGTTTTGCCAACTTGAGCAACATTGGATTTGTGTTGTTGCATTCAAGTTCTTGAGCACAGATATGTTTTCTAACATCATACCATTTCACTCTCCATGCCAATGGAAAACTCAAGCTATTGCTCAAATTATATTCCTTGTTAGTAAATGTGTAATCTGATTTAGATACAAGGCTCTTGAGGTTTTTTGTTGTGAACAATCGTGTGTCGTCTAGTAAGTTTTCACCTTCCATGCTCATATACGACCCTTCCAAAACCTCCAACAATGTTTTCACATCTGAGACTTTCAGCTTTCCTTTTCCATCGAAGAAGTCCTTTAACATGTCTGTAGTACAACAATAAAAACAACATGAAATTAAATAAGAAAGACATTATATTGCTTTTTAGGCCTCAAAAATTAGGTCAAACTTAcaattatttatatattatatataattcatatatattttatttacagTATTAAAGATTAAATTTACCTCCTTAATTAGCATATATCATTAATTAGCATATTTACCTCCTTTAGATTTGGATTCATTTTCCTCTTCCAACAATTTTACTTTCCAATTTCAACTATGTTTTCCTAAATCAGATATTTCTCTTTATCCGACCTGTTTAATTTATTTCTTAACTAGAAATTAAATCCTCTGCCTAACGAATacaatatatgatttttactaaataaaGTTAAGGCCCTTTATTAAAATAATTTGGTTTAGACCTCTAATGCTATTGAGTCGCCCCTGTCTACGTAGTCTAAATCCTAGCTGTGCCACTGTTATAATTAATTAGATGATGGATAGACACATTATTAATTGACTTATTGATAACCTTGTGAAGCATGGTGGCCATGTTCCCTGAGAAGCCTGAAGCACAATGCAGTAGCATACAGATTCTCCTCCTTCGAGGTGGAACTAGTTTTCACGGACATTATTATCTTTTCCAAAGCTTCCTTGGTTTCAACCTCGAAGTAACAGCTTAGGCCAAGTTTGTCAATGCTGTCTATAAGCTCCAGCAGGTCCAGTGGACTAATAGTACTGTTTGAAAACTTGCAACTAACTTCCTCTTTTAGCTTCTCAGCCTGAACTTTGTACTTCTCTTCCTGCAGGAGCGATTATTAATTACAAAAAATTTCGAACATGAACATTACTTAagagataaaagtaattaaatacTCACTGAATATTCACTTGTAAGAGTAAGTAGATGATCATATTTCCAAATGTTTGGTTTATAGGTAGAAATCTTCCTTTCAGGAAGACTTTGCTTTTTAATAGTACTATGAAGTTTATTAGTCTGCATAGTGGAAAAAAGGGACACAATGTTTCTGTAAGACGTGGTTTGGGATAGTATCATATTGGAATAATAGAGGTGGAGAAGATACAAGAATAAGTGTGGAGACCTTTCATAACTTCTAAGAGCTTATATAGGTAAAATAACTGATAAATTTCATGTAACAGTTTGATTGAATACGTCACATCTTTCTATTACCATTTGTTCATCATGCTCTCAGATCTAAACTTTCGTACAAAGTGAAAGAAACCCTTCGTCGTGAGTATTTTTTCTACttaattcttcttcatcatcatcttctttcttcttctcgcTGAGGGTAtattggaaataacctctctacctttATTACATAGGGGTATATTAGaatcgggaacccgggtagtgcgaaatttaaccaaacaacggtataatgacaataacaaagacaatggaagttgataacaacgacaattaaagcatataaagaagacaccaatttaacgtggttcgctcaaaatgacctacgtccacaagcgcaGAGGGGCAATTTACTATaataataagagtacaaaagagagtgcAAAATTTGAGTAAATATTCTAATTAATCTCAAATACCCTAagggaataacctcacaagatcactccaaagaaagggttcacacaagtgcttcccaacacttaactctcatacaaaacactcttaataaaggaagaaatgaagaaacaagaaatgaagattaaagtcttgttggtgtgtctaaaatgaactaatggcctttccttttataggcaaaaaagccttggcctcttaggtgtaaaagaagagatacaacttgtgcaaatgatgtccaacatacaatgcaatatttttgagtccgaaagaatattgccaacaaagtctacactttgcaaagatgcttatgcttatgtgatATGGACTCCAATAGCCAAAATAATGGCCATATTACAGGGTACTTAGgtgtgcgtacacactactctcccagACACCAGTGGCGGATCTAGAGTATTGTTATTGGGTTCCCGAGAACCTAGTAACTTATGCGTAGGTGCTGTATTTCTATTAAGAAATCCACTAAATATCTAACTGTGAACCGAGCTTGTATAGGGACAAATACGACATGACACGTGGCCGATTAAAGGAAGGACACGTGGAACACAAGATGGAGATGATCACCGAACATAGCTATTCCGCTTATAACCGGAAGGAATAATAATCATAAAAGGAGTATTAGATGCTTTGCGCTCGGTAATATTTAATACGAAATATTTTGCAGTATTAAGGATGATGGCATGTTACAAAGAATTTGATATTTATGTCTAACGTAACATCTTCaccaatgaccctcataattgacattaaagaagggcatgatcctaggacctccttccctagacataaCTATAAATAGAGAGCTCAATTATCATTGTAAGGGGGAAATTTTCTGGCTAACTTACGCTACATTCTATACGACATTTTAATACAACTTTATTCTCTCGCTTTTGATTTTGTCATTGTTGTGCCCGAAAACCTTATTCCCGGATTCATTAGCTCTACTGTTTCATCTACATTCTAAGactaagtattttatatttcatcagtTATTTCATTACTTTTTGGATTAAATTAATTCATTTATCTAGAAACTACGAacaaattcaactataccgtTTTTCGAGTAAACagagttattattgtatattaatttgagATTACTATAGAAAACCACAAACTTAGACACCACATATGAAAATATATTgagtttgttgttgatattgagCAAGGAAATCTTTTGTTAATGTTGTGATGTATAAGTAAGAGAGAGAACAGAACGAAACAAAAATAGAATTGGAGTCCTTAATTCGAAAACACAaattaaatacaaaaaaaaacgtTGTAAACAACGCAAGATGAGAAAACTATTGTGTGGAACGTGGACTTAAAAGTGACGTTCAGTCCACCATCTAGACTTAAAGATTCCTTAGGTCAAGTTTTacaagtttaattttttttaaataaaattacgcGATGGCACATTCCTTTCCTTCCTTTGACAAGTTTGTCTCGACCCGCGATATTTAGACTCATAAGTTATTTCATTACtctttggatcaaattaattcatttgtctagaaatcacgaacaaattcaactgtattattttttggataaaccgtttggcacccaccgtggggcctagacaaccgtgcaattaaattgatccttgcctttttttaCTAACAAGTTTGATCatttttgtcttagcaaaaatcACAAAAGAAATGGAAGATAACTCTATTAATAACACATGCAACCCTGAAATTAAAGGGGAGCAGCCTTATTTCGAGGATACAATTAGTGACACTCGCAATGAGGAGAACGACGCCACACTGACGCATGGCGAGCGATACCCTCCACAGGTTCAGGAGAGGACTCCTGATAATGCTGATGAGGAGCATGTAGCGGGTGCAGTGAGGGTCCTGCAAGAGCAACATGCAATCATTCTAGGTCAACTCACGCGACATGATCAGGTTATGACGGAACTAAAGCAGGTGTTATCAGGTGCTTCGAATAATGCAAACAGGCGAGATCCAATTCCTCCCGAAGTTCCCGCAAACCAAACGACGCAGAGAGTCAACAACAACACTCTTAGGGGAGAATTTGGCTCTGACAGGGTCGGGGGGAGTAGACCCGGCCTCAACAAGGATAACGACCCGTTCAAGGAGAAACTTTTACGGTTCATGAAGGAATTAAACGCCCGCATGGATAAAATCCCGGGCGcgccaccagtattgaaaggcccgAATTCCGAAGAAGTATATTCAATTATCATACAAGCCGAGTGCGACCCCAGAATTAATCctgaagcggttcaaaatgcacTAGCTGCTGAAGTATGACGAAACTTCAGATCCACAGGAGAACATTACCACTTACACAACAGCAGTGAAATTAAATGATTTGGCTCATCATGAAATTGAGTCCCTGTTGCTGAAGTAATTTGGtgagactctcacgaggggagcttTAACATGGTATTCACTATTTCCCGAatattccatagattcctttgagatgctcacaGATTCTATAATCAAGGCTCATGCCGGTACCAGAAAGGTACAGGCCCGAAAAGTCGACATATTCAAGATCGCGCAGGAAGAGTCCGAGTTATTACGAGAGTATGTCACCCAGTTTTAGAAGGAAAAGATGTTACTACCGGTggtcccggatgaatgggcagctgaatcATTTACCAAAGGTTTAAATCAGAGAAGTTCAGACGCTTCTCGAAAGTTGAAGGAAAATCTTCTCGAGTTCCAAGCGATGACTTGGGtagatgtccacaaccggtacgagtcaaaaATAACGATCAAAGACGATCAGGTTGGCTTTCCATCGTTGACTAAAGAAAGGGAGAAGAatagagaaaaaatgaaagatgatattGACACGGATAGACGGACTTTGAGAGGCcggtttttgccctacgagcgGACAGAAGGTCGCGACAGGAACTTTCGGACAACAGACAAGTTCATCATTGAAATAAGGACCAATCGTGGTCGGAACAACAGATCGCTACAGGATAGAAAAATCTCAGGGTCGCGAGATTCTTCGTACCCaaggttatcagaatataacttcaatgtcagtGTCGTAGAGTTGGTGTCGGCCATGAGGAATATTAAAGAGGCACAATTCCCAAAACCTATGAAATCTGATCCTAGCCAAAGAGATCCCAATTAATGGCGTGAGTGGAACCAGGAAGTTTAGCTAacatcatacaatggagattactagagcaagctaaactcaccggaagcgTTATTCCAACAACAAAACTCCTCGCCGGATACAAGCTCGCAAGCGTGACAACCTAGGGAGAAATTTTGCTGCTCACGAACGCTAAGGGAGTAATGAAGACAACACTCTTTGAAGTAGTAAATGGATacatggggtataacatcatCTTGGGAAGACCATAGTTCCATGAGATGAAAGTTGTGccttcaacatatcaccaattgttAAAATTTTCGACACTCGAggggatcaaacagataaggggtgATCAACCGGCGGCAAGGGAGATAAATGCAATTTCGGTTTCAGGTATCAAAGTAAAGAAACATGCGGCATAGCGATTACTATAACCGACACCTACCCCCGAACTAGAGGAAGGTAACCCGAGGACAGAAGAGTCGGTACAATATCAGGTACCAAGGCATTTTCAAGTACCAGAAGAGACAGATGCGACCAAGTCCACGACAGAAGAACTGGAGCAGGTTGCGTTGTTCGAAGAATTTCTAGAAAGGAAGTTTAATTTGGGAACATGACTGCACCCGGAACTCAGGtttgcttttattgaatttcTTTAAACTAACGCTGACTGTTTTACAaggtcgcacgaggatatgacagtAACCCCAACGGAGTTATCCgtacacaagttaagcttggatcccaacatacctcCGGTAAGGAAAATGAAGCGCCCTATTGTTGAAgcaaggaataaattcgtcaaagaagaggtaactcgtttACTTAAGTTTGGTTCAATCCAAGAGGTAAGATATTCGaactggctagccaatgtagtagtagtagtacctaagaaaaataataaattccgCATGTGTctagattataaggatcttaataaggcatgcccaaaagacgcattcccattgccaaatatcgatcaaatgattgatgccacggccgggcacgagttaatgaatttcctcgatgcttattatgagtacaatcaaatcaagataaacctagaagatcaggaaaagacttcgtttataacaaattttggtatatattgttacaatgtgatgccctccGGGCGAAAAAAcgtcggagccacttatcaacggcctGTGAATAAGATGTTCAAAAAaaataggaaagactatggaagaATATATAGACGACATAcatgttaagtctttgaatgcaggtgaccacttaaaatatttgcaagaaacattcgacatcctgagGGAGGACAAtatgaaacttaaccccgagaaatgtgcgtTTGGGGTCAGTTCGGGTAAGTTTCTAGGATTCTTGATCTCACAGAGAGGAATTGAGGTaaatcccgacaaaatcaaggtcATATAGGACATCCCGTATCAATTGTCTAACGTAAAAGAAGTCCAGAGGCTCACAGGGAGATTGACAACTTTGAGCAATTTCATTTCCCGTTCATCAGAAAAATGTCATCGCTTATTCgcactactcaaaaagaaaaacaatttcgaATGGACACTAGAGTGTCAGCAAGccttgaaggagttgaagaaatATTTTTCATGCGCTTCGTTGCTCTCAAAACCACAAAAGGTGAAAGCGTTGCTAGTCTACCTCGCGGTTTCgaaagttgcggtaagtgcagtCTTAGTCAGAGAGGACAAAGGAACTCAATCTCCCAAttattacgttagcaaaattttaacgggatAAGAAAATGGCTACCCACATCTGGAaaagctggccttagctctcgtagtcgtcGCTCGGAAGCTGAGTCCttacttccaatgccacccgatagccgTGGTAACTAATTTCCCTTTGACGAATATCCTCTATAAACCCGATCTCTCGAGTAGGAATATAAATCAAGGACtacaattaagtcacaagtcttggctaactttgtggccgacttcagTCCGGGACTATTGCCTATTGCAGCTAAGGAGGAAataatggtgtcagaatcgatatcgagagtttggaccttatttacggatagATCTtcaaacgtaaaagggtccgggctcagAATAGTATTAATCACGCCTTTGGGGGAAACCTTATGGCAAGACCTCAGAATGATTCCTTTAACTAATAATGAATCAGAGtacgaagctttgattgcagggctcgaattggcccaGGGACTTGACTCCGAAGTCattgaaatcaaatgtgattcgcagttggtggtaaatcaggtctatggAATTTTTGACACCAAAGAGGAACGTATGCAACAATACTTGGTAAAGGTTCAGGATCTATTGGCACGATTCCGGGAGTGGTCAATAactcatatcccgagggaagatAACGCAGAAATAGATGCATTGGCAAATTTGGGCTCATCAACAGATATCCAAGGATC
This window harbors:
- the LOC142178859 gene encoding alpha-farnesene synthase-like, which produces MILSQTTSYRNIVSLFSTMQTNKLHSTIKKQSLPERKISTYKPNIWKYDHLLTLTSEYSEEKYKVQAEKLKEEVSCKFSNSTISPLDLLELIDSIDKLGLSCYFEVETKEALEKIIMSVKTSSTSKEENLYATALCFRLLREHGHHASQDMLKDFFDGKGKLKVSDVKTLLEVLEGSYMSMEGENLLDDTRLFTTKNLKSLVSKSDYTFTNKEYNLSNSLSFPLAWRVKWYDVRKHICAQELECNNTNPMLLKLAKLNFNIVQATHQKDLKHVLRWWRNVSIVEDLNFTRDRIVESFFYAVGVASEPQQGSMRKWLTKVIESVLIVDDVYDIYGSLAQVQQFTRAIETWDPNAVEGLPECMQICFRSLHDTIEDISFEIQQQKGGLSALPYLKQVWVNFCKALLLEATWYHKGHIPTLEEYLDNGWISSSGPLLSLHVIFGLSNKITKETLDLYEDCHEIIYHTSVVIRLCNDQGTSAAELERGDVASSILCYMQQENVSEDVAREHIESIILDSWKKINYHFNTLSTSHRKLVKHVVNEARMAHVMYQFGDGFGVQDGETRDQVLFNLVHPIT